Proteins from one Mastacembelus armatus chromosome 16, fMasArm1.2, whole genome shotgun sequence genomic window:
- the mtmr11 gene encoding myotubularin-related protein 11 isoform X2 yields the protein MLTGSKTTFKVRQMLPDIKDDSFSGEAKLHRAAVSFCWDGRITAKERMLSQTGLNARSRDVFGLHCLPGECVLQRAVMVRKKLTAREGRGWLSGTLFCTHFRLAFVPQDSPKADDNTDPVLLGDHDVALASIEKVVVVGPNRTKLVTPNSSLKFTPEELVLYCRDMRVICFLFDRLTPDAQVIEITYTIAKTYQPLKPGSVLSFQNAALGSVEMKQFLSNRRRDTHMNWFESASDWEQELERCGASSWRVSSVNDRFEMSTSLSRFIVVPQKVLDTELKKSFAHFNEGRIPRWCWRHPRGSDLLRMSSFQNNIYHEKDDIRNLEMILFGCQSSLCVVMELGEELPTPADIQLAHSRLRALCLGDISTSVSVPDDKWLSTLESTHWLEYTRSCLKKASEVACLLRCGHLTVALQEAEDRDMSCVVSSLVQVMCDPHCRTQHGFQSLVQKEWVMAGHRFYSRINYHRDNDKEEAPVFLLFLDCVWQLWSQYPSRFQLTDDFLLALHDSIHLPLFSSFLANCQRERCKRSQNLGQSYTPVNGWRDVLHPDSSSDPSDPPLPPVWDWALQYSKHRQDRFTQPVAPTPPFQPLFNGNLNTNPDTHRLTDTIPGSVFLLSRGTFTCAANLLPWRSSSSSGIYKKSHRRAPSSENVPGLERLLKAWALTEIHQVLPSTCGPQEPRDPYEPLLPLLIGPCLGLWRECYLRGALHAQAFSHPISANHPHPVERLVQEVQQLKDKLAQMSTSTGPNTPTKTSESRRTDTNLNQNTNNGTFLFPASRPPGMGVPKAAPTPTSTIHQNFRGPPPAPAPPSRSNHKDNSSSNKHTFLFGHSSVETHPDQRYYPAPSNAKLPKSNSSIAS from the exons GTGAATGTGTACTTCAGAGGGCTGTAATGGTAAGGAAGAAGTTGACTGCCAGGGAAGGAAGAGGTTGGCTCTCTGGGACTCTCTTCTGTACTCACTTCAGACTGGCCTTTGTGCCCCAGGACAGCCCCAAAGCTGAT GACAATACAGACCCAGTGCTTTTGGGAGACCATGATGTGGCTTTGGCATCTATAGAGAAGGTTGTGGTTG TGGGCCCAAACCGGACCAAGCTAGTGACCCCAAACTCATCACTCAAGTTCACTCCAGAGGAGCTGGTGCTTTACTGTAGGGATATGCGAGTCATCTGCTTCCTTTTTGACCGCCTCACTCCTGACGCACAGGTCATAGAG ATAACATACACTATTGCCAAGACCTACCAGCCTCTTAAACCAGGGTCAGTTTTATCTTTCCAGAATGCTGCCCTCGGGAGTGTAG AAATGAAGCAGTTTCTAAGCAACCGTCGCCGAGACACCCACATGAACTGGTTTGAATCTGCTTCAGACTGGGAGCAAGAGCTAGAGAGGTGTGGGGCCAGTAGCTGGAGAGTCAGCTCAGTCAATGACCGCTTTGAAATGTCCACCAG TCTGTCTAGATTCATTGTGGTCCCACAGAAGGTTTTAGACACTGAGCTGAAGAAAAGCTTCGCCCACTTCAATGAAGGACGGATCCCT CGCTGGTGTTGGCGACATCCCAGAGGCAGTGATCTATTGCGAATGTCCAGCTTCCAGAACAACATCTATCATGAGAAAGATGACATCAG AAACCTGGAGATGATCCTGTTTGGTTGCCagtcctctctgtgtgtggtgATGGAACTTGGAGAGGAGCTGCCGACACCTGCAGACATCCAGCTGGCACACAGCCGCCTACGTGCCCTGTGTCTGGGAG ATATCTCCACATCTGTGTCAGTACCTGATGACAAATGGTTATCCACTCTGGAAAGCACCCACTGGCTAGAGTACACCAG GTCCTGTCTAAAGAAAGCTTCAGAGGTGGCCTGCTTGCTCCGTTGTGGTCACCTGACTGTGGCACTGCAAG AAGCAGAGGACCGGGACATGAGCTGTGTGGTATCCAGCCTGGTGCAGGTGATGTGTGACCCTCACTGTCGGACTCAGCATGGTTTCCAGAGCCTGGTGCAGAAGGAGTGGGTGATGGCTGGTCATCGTTTCTACAGCCGCATCAACTACCACCGTGACAATGACAAGGAAGAG GCTccagtcttcctcctcttcctggaCTGTGTTTGGCAGCTGTGGTCCCAGTATCCCTCTCGCTTCCAACTGACAGATGACTTCCTCTTGGCCCTGCATGACAGCATCCACCTGCCACTCTTCTCCAGCTTTCTGGCCAACTGCCAGCGTGAGAGATGCAAACGTTCGCAG AATCTGGGGCAGTCCTACACACCTGTTAATGGCTGGAGAGATGTGCTTCATCCAGACTCTTCCTCAGATCCATCTGACCCTCCTCTGCCCCCAGTGTGGGATTGGGCCCTGCAGTACAGCAAGCATAGACAAGACCGTTTTACCCAACCTGTGGCCCCAACCCCTCCTTTCCAACCACTGTTCAATGGAAACCTCAACACcaacccagacacacacagg CTGACTGACACCATCCCTGGCTcagtcttcctcctctctcgAGGCACCTTCACCTGTGCTGCTAACCTGCTTCCCtggcgcagcagcagcagttcgGGCATTTACAAGAAGAGCCACCGGAGGGCGCCATCCTCTGAAAATGTGCCTGGCTTGGAGAGGCTGCTGAAAGCTTGGGCCCTAACTGAGATTCATCAGGTCCTTCCTTCCACCTGTGGACCTCAAGAACCACGTGACCCCTATGAGCCATTACTGCCCCTCCTTATAGGGCCCTGCTTGGGCCTGTGGAGGGAGTGCTACCTCCGGGGGGCGCTCCATGCCCAG GCGTTCTCCCACCCCATCTCTGCCAACCACCCCCACCCTGTGGAACGACTAGTGCAGGAGGTGCAGCAGCTCAAAGACAAACTGGCACAAATGTCGACCAGCACTGGTCCGAACACACCCACCAAGACCAGTGAGTCCCGCCGGACTGACACCAACCTGAACCAAAACACCAACAATGGCACCTTCCTTTTCCCAGCATCAAGGCCTCCGGGCATGGGTGTGCCCAAAGCGGCACCCACTCCTACCTCTACCATACACCAGAACTTCAGGGGCCCTCCACCTGCCCCAGCTCCACCATCCAGGTCCAACCACAAGGACAatagcagcagcaacaagcacaCATTCCTGTTTGGGCACTCTTCAGTAGAAACCCATCCTGACCAGCGCTACTACCCAGCACCCAGTAATGCCAAGCTGCCTAAAAGCAACAGCTCCATAGCTTCCTGA
- the mtmr11 gene encoding myotubularin-related protein 11 isoform X1 — protein sequence MLTGSKTTFKVRQMLPDIKDDSFSGEAKLHRAAVSFCWDGRITAKERMLSQTGLNARSRDVFGLHCLPGECVLQRAVMVRKKLTAREGRGWLSGTLFCTHFRLAFVPQDSPKADDNTDPVLLGDHDVALASIEKVVVVGPNRTKLVTPNSSLKFTPEELVLYCRDMRVICFLFDRLTPDAQVIEITYTIAKTYQPLKPGSVLSFQNAALGSVEMKQFLSNRRRDTHMNWFESASDWEQELERCGASSWRVSSVNDRFEMSTSLSRFIVVPQKVLDTELKKSFAHFNEGRIPRWCWRHPRGSDLLRMSSFQNNIYHEKDDIRNLEMILFGCQSSLCVVMELGEELPTPADIQLAHSRLRALCLGDISTSVSVPDDKWLSTLESTHWLEYTRSCLKKASEVACLLRCGHLTVALQEAEDRDMSCVVSSLVQVMCDPHCRTQHGFQSLVQKEWVMAGHRFYSRINYHRDNDKEEAPVFLLFLDCVWQLWSQYPSRFQLTDDFLLALHDSIHLPLFSSFLANCQRERCKRSQNLGQSYTPVNGWRDVLHPDSSSDPSDPPLPPVWDWALQYSKHRQDRFTQPVAPTPPFQPLFNGNLNTNPDTHRQLTDTIPGSVFLLSRGTFTCAANLLPWRSSSSSGIYKKSHRRAPSSENVPGLERLLKAWALTEIHQVLPSTCGPQEPRDPYEPLLPLLIGPCLGLWRECYLRGALHAQAFSHPISANHPHPVERLVQEVQQLKDKLAQMSTSTGPNTPTKTSESRRTDTNLNQNTNNGTFLFPASRPPGMGVPKAAPTPTSTIHQNFRGPPPAPAPPSRSNHKDNSSSNKHTFLFGHSSVETHPDQRYYPAPSNAKLPKSNSSIAS from the exons GTGAATGTGTACTTCAGAGGGCTGTAATGGTAAGGAAGAAGTTGACTGCCAGGGAAGGAAGAGGTTGGCTCTCTGGGACTCTCTTCTGTACTCACTTCAGACTGGCCTTTGTGCCCCAGGACAGCCCCAAAGCTGAT GACAATACAGACCCAGTGCTTTTGGGAGACCATGATGTGGCTTTGGCATCTATAGAGAAGGTTGTGGTTG TGGGCCCAAACCGGACCAAGCTAGTGACCCCAAACTCATCACTCAAGTTCACTCCAGAGGAGCTGGTGCTTTACTGTAGGGATATGCGAGTCATCTGCTTCCTTTTTGACCGCCTCACTCCTGACGCACAGGTCATAGAG ATAACATACACTATTGCCAAGACCTACCAGCCTCTTAAACCAGGGTCAGTTTTATCTTTCCAGAATGCTGCCCTCGGGAGTGTAG AAATGAAGCAGTTTCTAAGCAACCGTCGCCGAGACACCCACATGAACTGGTTTGAATCTGCTTCAGACTGGGAGCAAGAGCTAGAGAGGTGTGGGGCCAGTAGCTGGAGAGTCAGCTCAGTCAATGACCGCTTTGAAATGTCCACCAG TCTGTCTAGATTCATTGTGGTCCCACAGAAGGTTTTAGACACTGAGCTGAAGAAAAGCTTCGCCCACTTCAATGAAGGACGGATCCCT CGCTGGTGTTGGCGACATCCCAGAGGCAGTGATCTATTGCGAATGTCCAGCTTCCAGAACAACATCTATCATGAGAAAGATGACATCAG AAACCTGGAGATGATCCTGTTTGGTTGCCagtcctctctgtgtgtggtgATGGAACTTGGAGAGGAGCTGCCGACACCTGCAGACATCCAGCTGGCACACAGCCGCCTACGTGCCCTGTGTCTGGGAG ATATCTCCACATCTGTGTCAGTACCTGATGACAAATGGTTATCCACTCTGGAAAGCACCCACTGGCTAGAGTACACCAG GTCCTGTCTAAAGAAAGCTTCAGAGGTGGCCTGCTTGCTCCGTTGTGGTCACCTGACTGTGGCACTGCAAG AAGCAGAGGACCGGGACATGAGCTGTGTGGTATCCAGCCTGGTGCAGGTGATGTGTGACCCTCACTGTCGGACTCAGCATGGTTTCCAGAGCCTGGTGCAGAAGGAGTGGGTGATGGCTGGTCATCGTTTCTACAGCCGCATCAACTACCACCGTGACAATGACAAGGAAGAG GCTccagtcttcctcctcttcctggaCTGTGTTTGGCAGCTGTGGTCCCAGTATCCCTCTCGCTTCCAACTGACAGATGACTTCCTCTTGGCCCTGCATGACAGCATCCACCTGCCACTCTTCTCCAGCTTTCTGGCCAACTGCCAGCGTGAGAGATGCAAACGTTCGCAG AATCTGGGGCAGTCCTACACACCTGTTAATGGCTGGAGAGATGTGCTTCATCCAGACTCTTCCTCAGATCCATCTGACCCTCCTCTGCCCCCAGTGTGGGATTGGGCCCTGCAGTACAGCAAGCATAGACAAGACCGTTTTACCCAACCTGTGGCCCCAACCCCTCCTTTCCAACCACTGTTCAATGGAAACCTCAACACcaacccagacacacacagg CAGCTGACTGACACCATCCCTGGCTcagtcttcctcctctctcgAGGCACCTTCACCTGTGCTGCTAACCTGCTTCCCtggcgcagcagcagcagttcgGGCATTTACAAGAAGAGCCACCGGAGGGCGCCATCCTCTGAAAATGTGCCTGGCTTGGAGAGGCTGCTGAAAGCTTGGGCCCTAACTGAGATTCATCAGGTCCTTCCTTCCACCTGTGGACCTCAAGAACCACGTGACCCCTATGAGCCATTACTGCCCCTCCTTATAGGGCCCTGCTTGGGCCTGTGGAGGGAGTGCTACCTCCGGGGGGCGCTCCATGCCCAG GCGTTCTCCCACCCCATCTCTGCCAACCACCCCCACCCTGTGGAACGACTAGTGCAGGAGGTGCAGCAGCTCAAAGACAAACTGGCACAAATGTCGACCAGCACTGGTCCGAACACACCCACCAAGACCAGTGAGTCCCGCCGGACTGACACCAACCTGAACCAAAACACCAACAATGGCACCTTCCTTTTCCCAGCATCAAGGCCTCCGGGCATGGGTGTGCCCAAAGCGGCACCCACTCCTACCTCTACCATACACCAGAACTTCAGGGGCCCTCCACCTGCCCCAGCTCCACCATCCAGGTCCAACCACAAGGACAatagcagcagcaacaagcacaCATTCCTGTTTGGGCACTCTTCAGTAGAAACCCATCCTGACCAGCGCTACTACCCAGCACCCAGTAATGCCAAGCTGCCTAAAAGCAACAGCTCCATAGCTTCCTGA